In the Balaenoptera ricei isolate mBalRic1 chromosome 1, mBalRic1.hap2, whole genome shotgun sequence genome, GCCAAAGTTGGCAGACAAAAAAGCCGTTATCATAGTGACCCAACATCGTAACAAGGAAAGGGTGAATTTCCCACATGAAGGCTACTCCCTGAGGCTCagcaaactgaagaagaatgacTCAGGTGTCTACCGTGTGGAGATATACAGCTCAACCCTCCAGGATCCCCTCACCCAGGAGTATGAGCTGCGTGTCTATGGTGAGCAGAATCAGTTCCAAAGGTGGATGACTGCCTTCTTAAAATGGTGAACTCCCTGATATTGGAGCTGTTCAAACAAAGGCTGGATAAACCCTTGGCAATAAAGTGGAAGAGGGAACTCGTGCGTGGATGAAGTAGATATAGTCAACCCTTGAAGTCCCCTCTTAGAGATTCTGTAAGAAGGACTGTGGTGGAGCAGATAGGCGTTATGAGAAGTGACAATCACGCAGGTCAAATGTTGGCTTCTCTACTTACTAGTTACATGGCCTTAGACAAATTACTTGATCTCTTTGAAACTTCATTTCCATATCTGTAATGGGGAGTAAAGTGATACCTATCTTAGAAAGATTATCAGGTATAACTATCAATCACACCTCTTCCCCTGAATATTCTAACCAAATGAGAAATAGACAcaagaattagaaaggaagataaaaatatCAGCTTTGTTTTTTCTGGTAAAGCtggataataaaaatactttctcCCAAGTCTAGACTTTGGTGCCTATTCAGGGAAAATGAACTTATGAAACAATTACTCAACCAGCTACAAGAATAGCTGCCTCTCTCACTGAGCTGCAATATCAGGGACACCAGGAGATGGGCCTGCAGGTTTGCTTGTAGGAGGTAGACCATGCACCTTAATCCAGATGTGTCCTCCATATAGACATAGTTGAAAAGAATGGAAGACATGCATTCTGCAGGCAAactagtggggtgggggggtggggggagagcaaACCACATTTACACAACAATCATAACAGCTCAAATATGTAAATAGAGAAATGTAGTTGAGGGATGTCAGACTCACCATCTCAGCAATGAAACAATTGCTCATCCTCTGAAAGAATGAGCACAAGGTAGAGAGGGGAACCAGAAGTGTTGCTCCAATACCTTTGTTCTCTCCTAGAGAGTAAAGTGAGTCTCTTCAAGGAAGCCTGAGGACAGGGGAATAGGGAGCCtccaaaaaagataaaactaatgAACATCTAAAATGCTTTTAACACAGTGCTTGCCATATGTCTGTGCTTAGTAAATGGCAGCTCATTCTTGTTGCACTGTAAATATTTCTACtactattgttgttgttttatggcTGTGGGCAATCTGACCTAGATAGTTCTCTTCCCCAGATAAGAATGAGAATTCTGCTCTGAACTACTGTTTCCTCTCCACTCTGTAGCACACCAGGGAGATTCAGGTCCAAGGTTTACAAGAATAATGCAGAAAAAAGGAGGGCTATGGGCATAGTTTCCACACTTggttgtctatttctcttttacaGAGCACCTGTCAAAGCCCAAAGTCATCATAGGTCTGCAGAACAATAAGAATGGCACATGTGTAACCAATCTGACATGTTCCATGGAACAGGGAGGAGAGGATGTAACTTACAGCTGGAAGTCCCTGGGACAGGCGACCAATGAGTCTCATAGTGGCTCCATCCTCCCCATATCCTGGAGGCAGGAGAAAAGGGACATGACCTTCATCTGCATGGCCAGAAACCCCATCAGCAGCAATTCCTCAAACCCCATCTTTGCCTGGAACCTCTGTGAAGGTGactgtctctcttctctctccaggaGCCACTGGTCTTAGGACCTATATCTTCTTCAGCTCCTGGTCCCCCATGGGAACAAGCCCTTTCTGAAAACTGGAAGCCCTGGGGAAGTCATCAGACTGGGAGGAAGGTTACAATTGCTCCAAAAGTTGGGTCATTTTCCCTAGCTGACTCTTCTCCTTGCCCTGTGCCTCCATCCATTCTCTCTTTAAAGGTGCTGCTGGTGGCCTGGCTACCTCTGTGATCCTCAAACTCCTGTTGTCACTCATCCTGCTCTGTTTCATTGCACTGGTGCTAATTATTTTGATCATacgaagagaaagaagaaaaggtacAGCATAAACTATTTTTGTCTTCACCCTCAATCATGCATTTtctccctcattcattcaacagtatgTTGGATTGTGTGCCAAGCTTGGTGCTAGGCACTAAGGATGCAGAAATGAAGAAGCCATCATCTCTGCCCTAAAGGACAGCACCATCCATCTGTACTCCTTAGTTCTGGAGTGGAGAGAATACCTGAGCCCTTAACTTCTCTCCTAAGGCCAGGGTTCTCCTAGTTCCTTCTCCAGTGCCTGCCCTTCTCCTTCCCCCCAGAGGGACTTACTAGTGTATCCCTCCTGCTGACACAGGTCACACACTGCTGACTCTGCTCCCCTGACTGGGAGGCCATGGCCTCCAACTCTGAGGTCCACAAACCAGCACCGTCCGTTCAGCCCATCCCTGTCAGAGCCCCCAATCCATCCCTGTTCTCTCCATTGGATCAACTCCAGAGACTTCTCTCTACTCCCCACCTCAGTCTAGATACATTACTCCTGGAGAagcctttctctgtctttctccagGCTGTACCCCATGCTCTGTGTCCCTAAACCCTGCTGATTTGTCTTCTCGGGTTCCCACTGATACTGTCCACTCAGGGTATTGGGGAGGGACCTAAGCGCTGGTTGGGTATGAACTGCAGACTTTGAGATATTCTCTCCCTCCTGGAAACACTGTAAAAGCATTTCTGatctcctctgcttcctcttttGGTTGCCTTTGTCCAGAAATTGGGAAGTGAAGTGATGAGGGTGACCAGTTCATCTTGGGGTTCCTgggtttagcactgaaagtctcaTGTCCTGGAAAACCCTTGAGTTACAGGGAAATCAAGATGGTTGGCCACCCTAAGTGGGTCATCCAGATGGTGGGCCAATGAGGGTGGCCAGTGGAAGGAGGAGCCAGCTCTGATTCTCTCCCATCTTGGTTTCAGAGTTCATTGAAGAGAAGAAGGGACTGAACCTTCATCCAGAAACTCTTAACTACTCCCCCGCTTTTGAAGAGACCTCGGAGTATGACATAATCTCTTACTTTAATGTGAGTTCTTTCCCATCTTTCCTGGGGCCTGATTCTCCTCTCTGAGGCCCTCCTtgttttacttgagattttttcATGGATTTGGGCAACAtgggaaatgaaaatgtataaccCTTTAAACCCAATGTACCTGTGTCTCCCCCAAGTATTTATGGATTCTCTCTTGTGCAGGAACTGGTGGCCCCTGGAGCATCTGGTTCTGACCTAGCCAGTAACGTTCACACTGTGATCTACGGGATCACTCCTTCCCCTCCACTGTTCAAAATGGCCACTCAACAGACCCAATTCCTTTTGCATAGGATGGCGGGTAGAGAAATGTGACTTTGACATGATGTTTGAGTTATGGTGTCAGAAAACTGGCTTTAGAGATGCCATTTCCTCTGAGGCAACTCAAGGAACCATCAGGAGGGGGCTCAGAGGGTCCATGGTGGCTCTGGGCCCTCACTCAAGGCTTCCCAAGTGTGGGTCGCCAAGCTGCAGTGAATGAACACAAGGTTAATTCAAAGAaaactctttgaaaagaaaatcttaagactaaggtttaaagaaatacaaataacaagAGACAATTTGGAGACAGGAACTACGTAGACAGCTTCAAAATGTCCACTGGCAAAAATCATTGCAGCCAAGGCTAGGCTTGCTCCTTAGAGGTCATAGTGTCCTTTCCACATTGGCCCacttaatgaagaaataaaagcactTTGGAGCTTCAAAAATCttagttttgggcttccctggtggcgcagtggttgagaatctgcctgccaatgcaggggacacgggttcgagccctggtctgggaagatcccacatgccgcggagaaactaggcccgtgagccacaactactgagcctgcgcgtctggggcctatgctccgcaacaagagaggccgcgatcgtgagaggcccgcgcaccgcaccgcgatgaagagtggcccccgcttgccgcaactagagaaagccctcgcacagaaacgaagacccaacacagccaaaaattaattaattaattaattaacttaaaaaaaaatcttagttttaCTCCAGCCTTCAGTGTCTCCTGATCAGGATGCATCTTCTTACACTTATCCACAACTTTTCCAAGAGGAGATATTATGTTTCCTCTTCGAAGTTGTTGGTGTCCTGAGAGCTCCTTCCTTCCTCACAGGGGCGACCTCTTTGTGCTTCACTCAGCCCGGCTTCTGTCAAAATTGATCACTTTATCAccatcctccctcttcccctgctcAAGACACATTCCCTGGAGACCACAAGACTGTCCAGTGACTGTCCAGTGAAATAAATTTCACTGACCCAGGATATTTTTCTCCAGCCTGGAAGGAGCTTTTGTTATTGCTgtcgttgttttgttttgttttgtccctTTAGTCATCATTTCTGATTTGCTCCATAAGCTCTTTTGACTGATGGAAAAGTTTATTTCCAACATTGACAATATGATTTCAAATTATCCTTTAATCACCTTAGGAGGCTCATAGCTCATAGGACTtaatatatcttatatatttattaagtaatttaaacaagatacagttttaaaataatgcaatttcttcttttttaaaatttatttatttttggctgcattgggtcctcgttgctgtgcgtgggctttctctagttgtggtgagcgggggctactcttcgttgtggttcgcGGTCTTCTCGTTGTAGTGACTTcacttgttgaggagcacgggttctaggcacgtgggtttcagtagttgcggcttgcgggctctagagcacaggctcagtagtcgtggtgcacgggcttagttgctctgtggcatgtggaatcttcccggaccagggctcaaacccacgtctcctgcattggcaggcagattcttaaccactgcactaccaagGAAGCCCACAATTGCTTCTTGAAAAATGTCATTAATAATTACAATAGCAGTCACTGACAAGAGCACTTCCCACTCCCCCATTCTGGCTCCAGaaccctctcttctctcttaccctctcctcccacctctgttTTCCCTTCTCTGGATTCTGGTTGTCTCTTTGGCCTTGTCTATGTGACCCAGGGGGTTGGTGatgatttcttttgtttgttttttgttttttaacagagcACTATACCAGAGGAAAATGCAGTAAATACACTTTATTCCACTGTGAAAATACCCGCAAAGGTAAGAAGCTTTAGAGCTGAGTTTTATCTTAGCTGTCCcatccttcttcctttttcaagTTTAGCTAGAATTTCTTGGGCCCCAGGGATCTCATTTTCCCTGTTACTAAAAGGCACACCAGGATACCCATTCCCTTTGCTTAAGGTTACACAAGTATGTGGGGAATAGAAGAGAATTGTGTTTTAAGAGTGAAAATGGGGGTAATGTGGAACAAATAGAGTAGGAGAGAGGTTCCAGGCGGGATCAATAGGGAAAATCAGCAGGATCCTGACTGAGGGCATGGGAAAAGTTCCATGGCTTAGGCTGTGCCTGGGAGAAAGGGATGGCTGGGGAGACAACTCCGGCTTGTTTCTGAGCCACTAGCAAACTGGAGGCAGGAGAGTGTTCCTCTTCTTTTCCATGGTCTAGCTATGTTACATGTGATTTGCAACTTCTCCCCAGTCAAGCTACTAACGTAGTAAGCTTTTAAAGCTTATTCCTTCACAGATCACGCTTGGCAGAAGCAGGGATACCTTCCTGTCTCCTCTCCCAACCACATCAGAAAAATGAGGATGGGTAAAACACTTTGCCTAGTAATAGGAAAGGTTGGTTTGGATAGATTATTAGAAGGAAAGTTGAGTTCATTAAGCATTCAACAAGATAAATGTGGGTTAGGCTTGAGGAGTAGTTTTTCTAAAGTCAAAATGATTAAACAATGGGAGCAAGCATAGCGAGAGGTTTGGGTTGGGTACCCTTGGCAATGAAGAGTGTCTGGGATGGTGGGGTCTCCTGGGGGGGGGTCCATAGTTCTGCTCCTCTCCAGTGTTCTGCATCCTTATGTCTGCCCAGCAGGTGGAGAAATCCCACTCACTGCCCACGTTGCCAGACACACCAAGGCAATTTACCCATGAGAATGTCATCTAAGCAGCCATGTGTTCCaaagaaaatggtcaaaagaaTTCACTGACTTGACCAAAAACATCAAGGAAGAATGAAGGACACTGACTTCCTTCCAGAATAAAGTATCCCTTAGGCTCCTTCAGACTTAAGAGTTCCTAATccgggaatttcctggtggtccagtggttagggctctgtgctttcactgctgagggccggggttcaatccccggttggggaactaaaatcccacaagcagtgtggtgaggccaaaaaaaaaaaaaagagagagttctTAATCCTACCCACTGCTGAGAAATCTCTTCAAATCCAGAATCCCTCCTGGAAATGTGATTGGGAATTTATCAGCCAACTCAAAGCAAGGGCTTAGAAGCATCTCTGTTGAAATGTAAATGCAGTTTCACACATTTGAATGACAGCTCCCATTCCAGGGTTTGGAGATGAGGAATATACCAAGGGTTTGGTTGCCAAGAGGGCAAGAACTTCAGAGCAGGCAGCTGATGTTCCCCGCAGAAGCAGAAGACAGCAGTCAGAAATGGATTTATTTACTGACTCATCAACGACGTGCCTGACACTGTGCTGAGCTTACTGTGATTTTCGTCAGATGTGCTCTCTGTTCTCCTGAAACTGACCCTTCATGAACTACTTCCGTGGGCAGTGGCAGCAGACCTGACCACTGATTCCCAACACCCAGGGGGGTCGGGTGTGGATCCACAGGACTTGGGAGTCAAAGCGCACAAGGACAGAGAAGCCAAGTAGAAGACTCAGTTTGGCTGAGTGGAAACTCAGAAGTGTGATTGACCACTGCCCCAGCTTCATTTACACTTTTGTGCTGCAAGGGAGAAACCCAGGCCTTAGGCCTATGCAGGAACCCATCTCAGTAGAAGAACTGCGCCTGAAGACATACTTTGAATCTATTTATAGAAGACTTGCAAACATTTAAAGTTGTttaattcattcaatgaatatttattaggaACCTCTGTTAGGTGAGTCTAGCAAATAAGACAGACATGATTCCTGCCCCCATAGAGCTCACCTTTTTAGTGAAATGAGAAACATGTGGAGGGAGAGGGTTGCTTTGGATGTCTTCCTGGACACACATCTTGAATGGAAATGTTGGAAAGGGATCTGAGGTCTCAGGTCTAGGGGTGTGAAGTGTTTCCTTTATTCAAGGGAAAACAACTTCTGGAGTACAGTGCCTCACAAACAGTGCAGCACTCTTCCTGAGGGATTTTGGGCAAGAGTGAGTTTTATAGAGTTTTAGAAGAGGCAACTTAGAAACAGGGCATGATTGGCTAAGAGGTGGGGATTTCCCTATAAGTTCTAGTTTCTAGGGCAAGGTGAGCTAGGGAAAGCTGAGTTGGAGGATTGTGATTAGTGGATGTTAGGTTCCTGGACAGGTGTTTCCCGTAAGTGCAGGCTGACTTAGGCTTAGATTCGTGATGTGGGCTGGACCACTGGGGTAGCTGCCATTTTGTGGGTCCAAATATATGAATTATTAGAAATAAGGTGGAGAAATGTGTGTTAAAGTTTGTGAAGGGAGAAGATATCTGCTCTGTGTGGAAAGGCCCACATGGGAGAAGAGCAAGGCCACTGGCTGACAGCCAAGCTGAGCTTCCAGCCAGCAGCCAGCACCAACTGCCAGCCATGAGAGGGAAGCCATTTTGTATATTCCATCATTCTTGGCACCTCAGCCAATACCACGTGAAGCAGAAGAACCAGCTAGGCAATCCAGAGAAtagtgagaaatttaaaaattgttgttttaaaccatgagagagagcgagagagagagagaatgagggggggggggagggaaggagggagggagagggatggagagagagagagaaagaaagaggaaatatctagaaaaaaaaaaaccttcagatATAAAATGGCCAATGTAAGAGATAATAAGCCttcaagaaaaaaactaaaagggAGGGGACCAAGAGAACAGTCTGAGGCTGATTTGAGGGGAAACAAATGTGAGTAGGAGGCAGTCCCCCAGCTCTGAGGAACCTGGAGGAGGGCCCAGCTGGCCTCCACGTGGAGCCGTGCAGATGtagatgagaaaaaataatttttctctgcccTTCTGGGTTCTTGGTTGAGACCCCATAATAAaaagattaacagaagaaaaacaaacacgtTTAATAACAAGTATTCCTCCTATATACATgtgagatacccaggaaaactgaataaACCTTCCTGAAATGGCCTCTTCCATCAACATCTCCAGACAAAAGAAGACGGAGGTGGGGGCAGTTATGGGAGGTTATCAGGCAAAGCACAGTACCACATGGTTGTTTTGCAGTTTTAAATCACTGCCTTCTCCGTTGATGAGTTTTTAGAGATTTAATCACCCCCCTCCTCCTGGTACAGAGAAGGAGACACCCTTGCAAATGGAGATTTCTCttgtaaatgtaaatgtctcttacaaaagggtaacttctactcaTTTTCAGAGCTCTTCCTATGTCTGTTGTTTCTTAAAAGTAATCAGcataaaataatccttatgccaaagagacaaATTTTTGAAGTgacaaattctgctccccttcacagATGTGTCCTTTCTGAGACACCACATCAAATAGAGTGTGATTCACATATAAATATTGTAAATGTCTGTATTTATTACTAcaattacttttttaataaaataagcatGTCttgaggaagatttttttttctaattctcacaaattttggggtggggtggggtggggtggagtgtaGCTATAGCAGCACTTGGAGGGGAGAGTGATCTACATTGGAGCCAGAAAGAGAAGCTACCAACTAAGTATATGTGTGACGCACACTGATGCCACCTCAGCTGTGAcactgtaccacatcttcatggCCTAGGGTGAAGCCAGTGTGGCATTCATCATGGCACAAAATTTAAGGGAGCACCAAAACACTCAACCATCaaggtaaataatatttttgtgcaatatttagaaaaatcaaaattaatgcaaaaaatccatTACGGGTGAAGGAGTGTTTCCCTTCTTTCCCCTCTTAGTTCTTTTGGCTAGCAATTAAAATGACAtaaggcagattaacaggagaaaatcaaatttattacATGCACAGTAGGAATCCATATAAGTATGAAGAATTTCAAAGACAGCAAGACAAGGTGAGGTGTGTATATATTCTGGACTAAAGAGAAGAAGGTAGGGGTCTGAAGTTTCAAGGGGAAGTAAGGTAACTCACAGGAAGATAAAAAGAgttaatgtttggtaaacaaatgtttactgGGCCATCAAAAGATAATGGGACACAGGACTTTGACCAAATGGGCTTTGCTAGGTTCTACCACTGTCTGCCACTCCTAATACTTTATATAGTTATCTATGGTGATAGCATCTTCCTGGACAGGCCTCCTATATTAAAGTCTTTTAGGCAGTAAGGGGTAAGTTCTAGGTTCTTCCTGAGACACCAAGATTTGCAGCAGAGAAAAGGTTTATTCTTGAGACAGCCAAGTGGAGAGACaggagaacaaatctcaaatccACCTCCCCAAAGGTGAGGGGCTCAGGTTATTTATGGGGTAAGAAAGCAGGGTGGTCTGAAACATGGGGAATGTGGGAAAAGGtgaatggaaataagaaaaaaagacacagacctactagagcatggacttgaggatatggggagggggaatggtaagatgtgacaaagtgagggagtggcatggacttatatacactaccaaacgtaaaatagatagctagtgggaagcaaccgcatagcacagggaggtcagctctgtgctttgtgaccacctagaggggtgggagagggagggtgggagggagggaaacacaagagggaagagatatgggaacatatgtatatgtataactgattcactttgttataaagcagaaactaacacaccattgtaaagcaattatactccaataaagatgttcaaataaaaaaaaaaaaggtgaggtaATCATCAttctgcacactgcaactaaacTACAGGCTTCTTCATAGGATGCATATTCAGAAAACGCCTGCATGCATgtcctgagggtggagttttAGACCCTCTGCTGTTAAAAGGTCACCAAGAGGACACTCAtgcatgcccagttggagggCCCGAGGTCTTAACTGGCTCGAGCTCCAACTGAACATAGCTAACTCCAAATTCCTGAAAAACAATTAAGGCAAACATCTTATCATTTAGGCTACATGACTCTTGGAGAACATGAAAGTTTTtgtaaaaactattaaaacaaaCTCGATCAGTGAAGGCAGGTTACAAGTTTAATGGATCTAACTGATGACTAACCTTGGTaattttcagctcaaaataatctgcatGCCAGAGTGGCACAACTTGGGGTGGTCTGTTCTCTGCCCCATCACTGTGAtggacaaaatatcaaaattttaaataaagaagtgCCATGCCAAGTCAGATTGGAgactgaaggaaaaggaaaaattagtaaTACTGATTCTGTCTTTAGTCAAAATTTTGATACTTTGTTCTCTGAGCTGCGCTGCTCTTTCTCCTTCAGCCCAAAGCCAGGTGGGTCTTTAGGCAAGAGTGTGAGTCCCCCATTattctaagtggaaaaaaatactaatttacGGTATTCCCTAAACTGAGATGACAACCTCTCTGGGTGTTTGCCTGACTCCACTGGAGAAAATGTGTCATTGAGATTCCACTAGCATTTTGCACCCGCCTAAACCTCCCAACAACAAGTGAGTCTTCTAAgactcccctctctccccacacatCCCCGACCTACAATCCCTTGCTAGGGACCAGTTACTTTCGTGTAAATTTTGTCCCATGGGTCCTCATATGACTCCTGTGGGACCAGCTCATCTGGGGTATGTATGTCCAGTTTACAGATGTTGAAACTGAAACCAAGACAAGCTAGGAAACTTGCCTGAAGTTCCACACTTCAGTATGCAACCAAAGCTAGAACAAAAGCAGTGCCCTCTCCACCACCCATTATCTACTGCAGAGGAAGATGGGGCTCAAAGATTGAGAGGGGTGGTCCCCCCTCTTCCCAACTGTAGGTGGAGGAAAGGACATAGCTTTGGAGACCGTCAGGGCTGGGGTTGAGGCCCTACTAGCAGAGTAACCCTCACCAAAGACTTGGGTTCCATGAGCTTCTAGTTTCTTATCTCTAAAACCCTTATAGGGCTTGCAATGTGGGGATTATATGAAACAAGTGCTTGGCCTGTAGTTGGAGATTCACATATGGTACATGATGTTTAGGGAAAAAGACAGTACATAAAAAGTGGTTAACTTCCCGAAAGTCAACTCAGAATAAGGTAACAGAAGCATTAAAGTGGAGACTCAGCCCTTAAAAGATAAGTATCTATTATAGGGGagaaaaaatttcccttttttaccATCTAGGTTTGTTGGCTGGTATAATAATTAGATTGATGGAAGACagagtaacaggagaaaaacaaattcaattTTATACATACAGGAGACCCATAAGAATATGAGACTCAAAGGCAGTCAGACAATTAAAGCCTATATACCATCCTGAGCTAATGAAAGAAATGTGGGTCTGGGACTTCAGAGGGGTAGAAGACAACTCACAGGAAGATGAGAAGAGCCCTGCCATGCAGATAAGTGACTCAGATGAAAAAGTTGTCTCTGGTAGTAGCTCTCTTTCTGGCACAGACCCcatttctaaattcttttagtcAGTTTAGGGGATggtaaaaagctttttctgagtTGGTTCCGTCTTGATTGCCTTCAGCTCGaaataatccacctgccaaagtggcacattttggGGTAGAATATTCTCTTGTTAATCTTTGATTAAGGGGAAGGTCTCAGTTATAGAACCTAGAAAGGTAGAGGGTGGaagattgtttttcttcccttacaACATCACAAGTGAAAAAAGTAGAATGTAAATTTTAATATGCTGTATAattaaaactgctttttaaaaacgcCTATGCAAAAAAATTGTtgtgaaaaaattaatcaatagttgatctaaggaagaaatggaaaattttctttcagccaacctgaggattataacctgggagacagtctttcagaaagctctgaggactgttcaGCCCCTTAGAGGCCGAGACACAGTTATATATGGTTTTCAGACA is a window encoding:
- the SLAMF7 gene encoding SLAM family member 7, with protein sequence MLASPARFAFIFLLCQLTGPAASGVLKKLVGALGGSVTFPLNLSVDPIDSIIWVFNTTTLVTIQPKLADKKAVIIVTQHRNKERVNFPHEGYSLRLSKLKKNDSGVYRVEIYSSTLQDPLTQEYELRVYEHLSKPKVIIGLQNNKNGTCVTNLTCSMEQGGEDVTYSWKSLGQATNESHSGSILPISWRQEKRDMTFICMARNPISSNSSNPIFAWNLCEGAAGGLATSVILKLLLSLILLCFIALVLIILIIRRERRKEFIEEKKGLNLHPETLNYSPAFEETSEYDIISYFNSTIPEENAVNTLYSTVKIPAKVEKSHSLPTLPDTPRQFTHENVI